Proteins encoded by one window of Panicum virgatum strain AP13 chromosome 7N, P.virgatum_v5, whole genome shotgun sequence:
- the LOC120684031 gene encoding auxin-induced protein 6B-like → MAKCSSKIRYIVWLRQTLRRWRSRAAARAAVAAVGSEAVVPAGHVAVCVGGAARRFVVRAAHLNHPVFLELLRQAEEEYGFPSGACAGPIALPCDEGLFEHVLRHLSSPSKASRFVTLEDIKSGALSCCCVAAAGDSLPLLHGIAADKAVW, encoded by the coding sequence ATGGCGAAATGCAGCAGCAAGATCCGCTACATCGTGTGGCTCCGGCAGAcgctgcggcggtggcggtcccgcgccgcggcgcgcgcggcggtggcggcggtcggGAGCGAGGCGGTGGTCCCggcggggcacgtggcggtgtgcgtgggcggcgcggcgcggcggttcGTGGTGCGGGCGGCGCACCTGAACCACCCGGTGTTCCTGGAGCTGCTCcggcaggcggaggaggagtACGGCTTCCCATCCGGCGCCTGCGCGGGACCCATCGCGCTCCCCTGCGACGAGGGCCTCTTCGAGCACGTCCTCCGCCACCTCTCCTCCCCGTCCAAGGCCTCCCGGTTCGTCACCCTCGAGGACATCAAGAGCGGCGCGCTATCCTGCTGCTGCGTCGCCGCCGCAGGCGACTCGCTCCCGCTCCTCCACGGCATCGCCGCCGACAAGGCCGTGTGGTGA